A part of Cotesia glomerata isolate CgM1 linkage group LG4, MPM_Cglom_v2.3, whole genome shotgun sequence genomic DNA contains:
- the LOC123263036 gene encoding dolichyl-diphosphooligosaccharide--protein glycosyltransferase subunit 1, with protein MALTKSLISTVILLISINSVYLLSPEKINPDIVLKNVDRTIDLQSQVTKISSKLVVENTGKAPVRQFHFAVDDNKTPQLSYISAHTRDASRTELKVTPIKLEGYLDKNVYRIDLKDQLQSGRSTSVEVETFFTHDVDPYPREITQREKQLVKFTGNVLIFSPYSVTKQTTNVVLPNRNIESYTKIKPVSSTDSAIVYGPFDKRQPFAIEEFTVHFENNHKFLTVTRLERVIEISHWGNIAVEETIDLLHTGALLKGSFSRYEYTRESKSGQASVQSFDTVLPAAASDIYYRDDIGNISTSHTRVKKDSVEVNLRPRFPLFGGWKTHYIIGYNVPSYEYLFHDGDKYVLRMRLIDHVFDDMIVDELIVKIILPESSSNFELDLPYPVTRLPDSVHYSYLDTTGRPVIILTKKNIVENHIQDFSLKYNFPRILMLQEPMLVVIALYLLFLMVIIYVRMDFSIDKDEASESKLRIAGQCEKILAAQDKRITSYNELDEQLALLKTNKDTNGFLSAVKGINQEYKNASNAITDLAQKIKADSAEVHERVCELQKFDKFLKELYNQQQALYVDKLVPGKISRTQFVEAEATITKKKEEHVEKINTIIKSLQI; from the coding sequence ATGGCTCTCACCAAGAGCTTAATATCAACCGTTATCTTACTAATCTCAATAAACTCAGTGTATTTATTATCTCCTGAAAAAATAAACCCGGACATCGTACTGAAGAATGTCGACAGGACCATCGATCTGCAATCGCAAGTAACAAAAATATCTTCAAAGCTGGTGGTAGAAAACACTGGAAAAGCTCCAGTTCGTCAGTTTCATTTCGCCGTTGATGACAACAAAACCCCTCAGCTGAGTTACATCTCTGCTCATACACGAGACGCAAGTAGAACCGAATTAAAGGTAACACCCATCAAATTAGAAGGTTATCTTGACAAAAATGTTTACCGTATTGACTTAAAAGACCAGTTGCAATCCGGGAGATCCACTTCCGTCGAAGTAGAAACATTTTTCACCCACGACGTCGACCCGTACCCCAGAGAAATAACTCAGAGGGAAAAACAGTTGGTAAAATTCACCGGTAATGTTCTAATATTTTCACCCTACAGCGTGACCAAGCAGACTACCAACGTCGTGCTGCCCAACAGGAACATAGAAAGCTACACCAAGATAAAACCAGTGTCCTCAACTGACTCCGCAATAGTCTACGGACCTTTTGACAAACGTCAACCATTTGCCATAGAAGAATTCACAGTTCATTTTGAGAATAACCACAAATTCTTGACTGTTACCAGGTTGGAGCGAGTTATCGAGATCTCTCACTGGGGAAACATCGCCGTAGAGGAGACCATTGATTTATTACACACTGGTGCTTTATTAAAAGGTTCATTTTCTAGGTATGAATACACCAGGGAGTCTAAATCCGGACAAGCTAGTGTCCAGAGCTTTGATACAGTTCTCCCAGCAGCTGCTTCTGACATTTACTACCGGGATGACATCGGTAACATCTCAACTTCTCACACCAGAGTCAAGAAGGATTCAGTGGAGGTTAATTTGAGACCCAGGTTCCCGTTGTTCGGCGGGTGGAAGACTCACTACATAATCGGGTACAATGTACCGAGCTACGAGTATCTTTTCCACGATGGAGATAAGTATGTCCTGAGAATGAGGCTGATCGACCACGTGTTCGACGACATGATTGTCGATGAATTGATAGTGAAGATAATTTTACCCGAGAGCTCGAGCAACTTCGAGCTGGATCTTCCTTACCCTGTGACTCGTCTTCCAGACTCGGTGCACTACTCTTACCTGGACACGACTGGACGCCCGGTGATCATACTGACTAAGAAGAACATTGTGGAGAACCACATCCAGGACTTCAGTCTCAAGTACAACTTCCCGAGGATTCTGATGCTCCAGGAGCCGATGCTTGTGGTAATTGCTCTGTACCTGTTGTTCCTGATGGTGATCATCTATGTGCGCATGGACTTTTCTATTGACAAGGACGAGGCTTCTGAGAGCAAGCTACGCATCGCTGGCCAGTGTGAAAAAATCCTGGCTGCTCAGGACAAACGTATCACGTCTTACAATGAACTGGATGAACAGCTGGCTCTTTTGAAGACCAACAAGGACACCAATGGATTTTTGTCAGCTGTTAAAGGTATCAATCAGGAATACAAGAATGCTAGTAATGCTATCACTGATTTGGCTCAGAAAATAAAAGCTGACTCGGCGGAAGTTCATGAGAGGGTTTGCGAGCTTCAGAAGTTTGATAAGTTTCTTAAAGAACTGTACAACCAGCAGCAGGCGTTGTATGTTGATAAGCTTGTACCTGGAAAAATTAGTCGCACGCAGTTTGTTGAGGCCGAGGCTACTATTACCAAGAAGAAGGAGGAACATGTGGAGAAAATTAATACTATCATCAAGTCACTtcagatttaa
- the LOC123263753 gene encoding DNA repair protein XRCC1-like — protein MIIKLEKIISCSSEHPSYPASNLLCKPSPGPWKCAKSGEMLAEVVFELPEASCITGINIGNYRSCLVIITAATFQEPDKWVFILNHQFMTRDEAVNNKFKDKVLVFTKKELNPDTVDRKFDRVKVTCMQPANLKELFGLASITLINSGNIKDDDDDKRNGGSNFDDNNHEKNRLSGDEIDDEQASTSEVDRSNLTKDKNKCPICSRNPDELCKTCKKLSAPRDNSPLVKETKTRESKSRVKKEFSKLMRDVRFSLSGYVNPQRDEIRKKALKMGAKYVSDPNTRDNKCTHLICAFKNTPKYQQLRGHAKIVSKDFIEECFDHKKRYPWRRYALSSSDRRAAESEEEVEASTSRPANPYEQDTDSDD, from the exons atgattataaaattagaaaaaataataagctgcTCGTCAGAGCACCCTTCGTACCCGGCGTCGAACCTTCTATGCAAGCCATCACCAGGTCCATGGAAATGTGCGAAATCTGGAGAAATGCTTGCAGAAGTAGTATTCGAGCTACCAGAGGCTTCATGCATAACTGGTATTAATATTGGTAATTAcag GTCCTGTTTGGTGATCATCACTGCTGCGACTTTTCAGGAGCCAGACAAATGGGTGTTCATATTGAACCACCAGTTCATGACCCGCGACGAGGCAGTAAATAACAAATTCAAGGACAAGGTCCTGGTGTTTACCAAAAAGGAGCTTAATCCTGATACTGTTGATAGGAAATTTGATAGGGTGAAAGTCACCTGCATGCAGCCTGCTAATTTGAAAGAATTATTCGGGCTAGCTTCCATCACTCTTATAAATTCTGGTAATATtaaagatgatgatgatgataaaagGAATGGTGGTAGTAattttgatgataataatcatgaaaaaaataggcTGAGTGGTGATGAAATAGATGATGAACAGGCTTCTACTTCAGAAGTTGATCGAAGTAATTTGACCAAGGATAAAAATAAGTGTCCAATTTGCTCGAGAAATCCGGATGAATTGTGCAAGACTTGTAAGAAATTGTCTGCTCCACGTGACAATTCACCACTAGTGAAGGAAACTAAGACTAGAGAGTCTAAGTCTAGAGTAAAGAAAGAGTTTTCAAAGCTGATGAGGGACGTAAGGTTCTCTTTGAGCGGGTACGTCAACCCTCAGCGGGATGAAATCAGAAAGAAAGCACTAAAAATGGGGGCTAAGTATGTCTCTGATCCTAATACAAGAGACAATAAATGTACGCATTTAATATGTGCTTTTAAAAACACGCCAAAGTACCAGCAGCTTCGCGGTCATGCGAAAATTGTTTCTAAGGATTTTATTGAGGAATGTTTTGATCACAAAAAGAG gTATCCTTGGAGAAGATATGCATTGAGTAGCAGTGACAGGAGAGCTGCTGAAAGTGAAGAAGAAGTTGAAGCATCAACTTCAAGACCAGCGAATCCTTATGAACAGGATACTGATTCAGATgattaa